The window CGAGCGCGCCGGTCTCGCCGTCGGTGACGATGCCCGCGCGTCCGGTTTCGTTCGCGGCCCGGAGGTCGACGAGGGCGTCGATGGGATCCATGCCGGTGTTCTCGGCGAGCGTGCGCGGGAGGACGTCGAGCGCGTCGGCGAACGCTTCGGCGGCGAGCTGGGCGCGGCCGTCGATCGACGGTGCGCCCTCGCGGATGGCGTCGGCGAGCACGATTTCGGTGCAGCCGGCGCCCGGGACGACGCCGTCGCCGGCGAGCGCGACCGCGACCACGTCGAGCGCGTCGCCGAGCGCGCGTTCGAGTTCCGCGGCGACGTGCTCGGTGCTGCCGCGCACGAGGAGCGTGACGGCGCGGGCGTTGCGGCCGGCCTCGACGAACGTCAGGTCGTCGTCGCCGTACGTCTCGACGCGGACGGACGCGGCGTACCCGAGGTCGTCGGGGTCGATGTCGCGCACGTCGCCGAGCGCGAACGCGCCGGTGGCGGACGCGATGGCCGCCGCGTCGGAGGACGACACGTTCGCGAACACCGCGACGCCCCCGTCGGCGAGGGCGGCGGCGGCGCGGGAGTCCACCGTCTTCGTGCAGAACACCACGTCGACGCCGGCGTCGGCGAGGAGGCGCGCGTACTCGCGGAGTTCGGCGGCCTCGGCGTCGAGCGCGGCGTTCAGCTGGTCGGCGCTCGTGACGGCGTACTCGACGTTCGCGCTGGTCTCGCGGGTGTCGAGCTTCGCGTCGAGCACGGCGACGGTCGCGTCGGACACGTCCCGGGGCATGTCATCGCGGACGGGCGAGTTCTCCGTGACGACGCCCTCGACGAGCTCGGTCGCGTCCGCGGACGGGCCGGCGAGCGTGTGGACGCGCACGTCGTCGCGGCGCACGCGCTCGTCGTCTTCGACGTGGCGGATGGCGGCGACGACGAGGTCGGCGAGCCGGTCGGCGGAGCCGTCGCCCGTGCCCTTCCCGGTCATGCTGGTCGCGGCGACGCGCGCGAGCAAGGCGTCGTCGAGTTCGGCGTCCAAGGCGAGGTCGTCGAGCGCGTCGAGCGCGAGGTCGCGGGCGGCCGCGTACCCCTCGACGACGGTCGTCGGGTGGACGTCGCTGTCGAGGAGGTCTTCGGCGCGCGCGAGGAGGTTCCCGGCGAGCACGGCGGCCGTGGTGGTGCCGTCGCCGACCTCGTCCTCCTGGGTTCGCGCCACGTCCACGAGCATCTTCGCGGCGGGGTGTTCGATGTCCATCTCCTCCAGAATCGTGACGCCGTCGTTCGTGACGACGACGTTCCCCGTGGCGTCCACGAGCAGCTTGTCCATGCCTTTCGGGCCGAGCGTGGTGCGGACGGCGTCCGCGACGGCTTTCCCGGCCGTGATGTTCGAGGAGTGCGCGTCGCGACCGCGGGTTCGCTGGGCGTCGTTTCCGAGGATGAAGACGGGACTCATCGTGTTCGCTGCCATGCTGTCCGGGAGGATTGCGAGTCTACATATACGTTGCGCGACACGTGATAGCAGTCGGCCGCAGAGCGACCGGTAGGACGAAATACACGGCTCTACCTCGTAGGAGCATGCTGGAACTCGAACACGGGTTCCGAATCGTGGACGTCCACGCGCGCCTCCACGCCGGCCCGGAACCCCCGCTCCGCGGCCGCGACGTGGACGCCGAGGGGCTGGAGCGCGAACTCCACCAGGCCGGCGTGGTGCGCGCCGCCGTCTTTCCCGGCGAGCAGGCGAACGAGCGCGGCTACCTCCGCGCGAACAACGCCGTCGCCCGGCAGACCGTCGAGCGGCCGTTCGTCGCGCTCGCCCGCATCGACGGCCCCCGCGACCCCGGAACAGACGCGGCCTCGCGCCTCCGGAACCTGCGCGTATCCCGCGAGAGCTACCACACCGACCCCGACGACGTGGAGCAGTACGCGTACGACGACCGCTTCCACGGCTTCCGCCTCCACCCGCCCCGCGACGGCCTCCCCGACGCGGAGACGCTGGACGCGCTCGGCGACGCCGACCTCCCGGTTCTCGTGCACGCCGGCCGCGACTTCCCGCCCGAGACGGTCGCGGACACCCTCCTCGACCGCGGGTTCCCCGTGATTCTCGGGCATTTCGGCGGCCATCCGCTCGACCGCGACGCGATGGCGGACGCGCTCGCCCTCCTCGACCGCTACGACGGCCTCTACCTCGACACGAGCGCCGTCCGGTACCGCGACATCCTCGAACGCGGCATCACCGAACACCCCGACCGGGTAGTGTTCGGGAGCGGGACGCCGAGCGTCCACCCCGACGTGGCCGTGATGGAGATACTGACGCTGGACGTGCCCGAGGACTTGATGGGGCGTGTGTTCTCGAAGAACCCGGGACGCGTCATCGACGCCCTCCGCGAGTGACGCTCACTCCGGGAGAACAGAACCCGGGACGCGTCATCGACGCCCTCCGCGAGTGACGCTCACTCCGGGAGAACAGAACCCGGGACGCGTCATTGACGCCCTCCGCGAGTGACGGGCAGGGTGTGCGTCGGGGGGATTAGTCGTAGCGGGCGAGGGTGCGGTTCATGCGCTGGGAGATGCCGTTTGGGTTGCGGCGCGGCGGGTCGTCGGCGCGGCGCGCGCCGAGGCCGTCGCGTGCGCCGCGGACGGTGTTCTGGAGGACGGCGCGGCCGTCCGCGGCCCATTCGGAGGGGCGTTCGTCGCCGGTGAGCACGTCCCTGGCGACCCGGAGCGCGTCGGTGAGGGCGTGGCGGCCGATGCGGTAGGGGACGGTCGGGTGGACGCCGTAGTTCTTGGCGAGACGGTAGGCGAGCGACCGGTACTTCACGCCCCAGAGCGGCACGTCCGCGTCCGCGGCGACCCGGTGGGTCACGTCGTCGGCCTCGGTGCGGACGACCGCCATGCCGGGCTGCCAGGCGACGGTTCTGTCCATCTCGGCGAGTCGGTGGGCGGCGTCGCGGGCGGCGCCGGTTTCGAGGTACTCGTCGAAGCCGTCGAGCGCCTCGATTGCGTCCCGCGTGAGCGCGACGTTCCCGCCGGCGAAGTAAGTGACCTCGCGGCCGCGGATACGACGGCGTTCGACGGATTCCGTGGTGTGGCCGCCGGCCACGTCGCGGTGGACGGGACCGGTGACGGCGTCCGAGCCCGCGAGTCCGTCGCGGACGGCGGCAGTCCAGCCTTCGCGGACGCAGCTCGCCTGTCCGACGAGCGCGAGCGCGTCACCAGTCGCTGCGGCGAGACCGGCGTTCCGGGCGGCGTTGACGTTGCGCTCGGAGAGTTCGAGGAGTACGTCGACCGCCGGGTGGTCGCGCACCAGACCGCTCGTCCCGTCCGCGGACGGGCCGTTCACGACGACGACCTCGGCGTCCGGCGCGTGTGCGCCGAGCGAGTCGAGGGTCGCCGCGAGACGATCCCGGGCGTTGAGCGTGGGCACTACCACCGACAGGTCCATACGGAGGGGTTCGGACGTACGACCAAAAACATCCCGGCACGCCGTCGAGAAGTCCGGAACCTTACACTCTCGCGTCCCAGTAGGAGACGGACGCGAGCGCGTCGCCGACGCGCGTCCGACCGAGTGAGGTGTCCGCGGATCGCAGTGTGTTCGCGAACCAGTCGGGGAGTTTCCGGTAGAGGCCGTAGGGGAGGACGAAGTCGTGTTCCGCGTCCGCGAGGCGGAGGTTCGCGCCCGTGACGAGGTCGCGGACCTCGTCGTCGGAGTAGAGCCGCGACCCCATCGGGAGGAGCCAGTTGTAGAGCGAGCGCGTCGAGGTGTCGTTGAAGGTGTCGAAGAACACCTGGGTCTTGGAGACGCGCGCCATCTCGCTGAGGAACTTCGCGGGCGTGTCCGCGAGGTGGAAAAAGCGCATCGCGAACACGGTGTCGAAGTGGTCGTCGGGGAACGGGAGGCGGGCGGCGTCGCCGCGCATGAACTCGAGGTGGTCGTCCACGCCGGCGGCGCGCGCCTTCTCGCGGCCCTCCTGAAGCATCGCGCTGGAGATGTCGAGGCCGACGATGTCGGCGCCGCGGTCGGCGAGCATCACGGTGAATCGGCCGGTGCCGCAGGCGATTTCGAGGACGCGTTTGTCTTCGACGGGCCCGATGGCTTCGAGGACGGCTCGTTTCTCGCGCCGGTCGATAAGCTGTCCGCCGCGGGAGAATCGCTTCTCGTCGTACTCCTCCGCGACGTCGGAGGCCTGATACCACTCCTGTCCCTTCACGCTACCTTCACGTCCACGCCCAGCCCCTAAAACCGTACTGGAACGCCGGAGGGGAGGCGGTGACGACGCGGTCGAGACGGACGCGGACGACGGCCCCGTTCTGCCTTCGCCCCGCGAACCAACCAGACCCATTACATAATATTGTATTAATCCATTAGACACCAGTATAGCCAACCTTTACGTATAGCTGTGTGGCAGTAATTGTCATGAGTACGACCGCGGAGCAACACGTAGCTACGGACGACGAGGAATTCAGGGAGCGCCTGCGCGAACTCCCCCCGAGCGCGAAACTCGTCGCGAAGGTTCTCGAGATGGACTCCCCGCTCTCCCAGGGCGACCTCGCCGAGGAGACCCTCCTCCCCGACCGCACCGTCCGCTACGCGCTCAACCGCCTCGACGACGCCGGCCTCGTCAGCGCCCGGTACAGCTTCGAGGACGCGCGCAAGCAAGTGTACTACCTCGACGCGTAGCTTTTCCTCCCCGCACGCCCACGTCCCGGGTGTGTTCGAACGCATCTCCGTCCCCGTGGCGACGCGCGCCCCGACGGGCGCGACGAACGCCTACCTCGCCGACGGCGTCCTCCTCGACCCCGCCGCCCGCAGCGACGCGCTCGACCGCCGCGTCGCCGACCACGACATCGACCACATCGCCGTCACGCACGCTCACGAAGACCACGTCGGCGCGCTCGCGCACTACGCCGCCGAGACCGGGGCGACCGTGTGGGGGCGCGCCGGCTGCGAGGAACGGTTCGCGGCCGCGACCGGCGTCGCGCCCGACCGGACCTTCCGCGAGGGCGACGCCGTC is drawn from Salarchaeum sp. JOR-1 and contains these coding sequences:
- the thsA gene encoding thermosome subunit alpha, coding for MAANTMSPVFILGNDAQRTRGRDAHSSNITAGKAVADAVRTTLGPKGMDKLLVDATGNVVVTNDGVTILEEMDIEHPAAKMLVDVARTQEDEVGDGTTTAAVLAGNLLARAEDLLDSDVHPTTVVEGYAAARDLALDALDDLALDAELDDALLARVAATSMTGKGTGDGSADRLADLVVAAIRHVEDDERVRRDDVRVHTLAGPSADATELVEGVVTENSPVRDDMPRDVSDATVAVLDAKLDTRETSANVEYAVTSADQLNAALDAEAAELREYARLLADAGVDVVFCTKTVDSRAAAALADGGVAVFANVSSSDAAAIASATGAFALGDVRDIDPDDLGYAASVRVETYGDDDLTFVEAGRNARAVTLLVRGSTEHVAAELERALGDALDVVAVALAGDGVVPGAGCTEIVLADAIREGAPSIDGRAQLAAEAFADALDVLPRTLAENTGMDPIDALVDLRAANETGRAGIVTDGETGALADPVDHGVLDPAAVKRDALDAATEAATIVVRIDDIIAAN
- a CDS encoding helix-turn-helix domain-containing protein, with protein sequence MSTTAEQHVATDDEEFRERLRELPPSAKLVAKVLEMDSPLSQGDLAEETLLPDRTVRYALNRLDDAGLVSARYSFEDARKQVYYLDA
- a CDS encoding class I SAM-dependent methyltransferase, translated to MKGQEWYQASDVAEEYDEKRFSRGGQLIDRREKRAVLEAIGPVEDKRVLEIACGTGRFTVMLADRGADIVGLDISSAMLQEGREKARAAGVDDHLEFMRGDAARLPFPDDHFDTVFAMRFFHLADTPAKFLSEMARVSKTQVFFDTFNDTSTRSLYNWLLPMGSRLYSDDEVRDLVTGANLRLADAEHDFVLPYGLYRKLPDWFANTLRSADTSLGRTRVGDALASVSYWDARV
- a CDS encoding glycosyltransferase; protein product: MDLSVVVPTLNARDRLAATLDSLGAHAPDAEVVVVNGPSADGTSGLVRDHPAVDVLLELSERNVNAARNAGLAAATGDALALVGQASCVREGWTAAVRDGLAGSDAVTGPVHRDVAGGHTTESVERRRIRGREVTYFAGGNVALTRDAIEALDGFDEYLETGAARDAAHRLAEMDRTVAWQPGMAVVRTEADDVTHRVAADADVPLWGVKYRSLAYRLAKNYGVHPTVPYRIGRHALTDALRVARDVLTGDERPSEWAADGRAVLQNTVRGARDGLGARRADDPPRRNPNGISQRMNRTLARYD
- a CDS encoding amidohydrolase family protein, whose protein sequence is MLELEHGFRIVDVHARLHAGPEPPLRGRDVDAEGLERELHQAGVVRAAVFPGEQANERGYLRANNAVARQTVERPFVALARIDGPRDPGTDAASRLRNLRVSRESYHTDPDDVEQYAYDDRFHGFRLHPPRDGLPDAETLDALGDADLPVLVHAGRDFPPETVADTLLDRGFPVILGHFGGHPLDRDAMADALALLDRYDGLYLDTSAVRYRDILERGITEHPDRVVFGSGTPSVHPDVAVMEILTLDVPEDLMGRVFSKNPGRVIDALRE